CTCCAGCAAGGAAGTCTGACTCCAAACAGGAAACAGCTTCTCAAAGGGTTCAACCCTGAAAACCTATCAAACCCCAACCCCGCACTCGGGAAGGGATCTCAGGTCCGGGTGCCAACACGCTCGCCTAGGTAAAAACGCAGTATGTACTCCGGCTTCCCCGTCCTCGAGGCATCCCTTGCAAGTCTCagcggagggggtgggggggggggggaagattACCTCTCCTACTAACAACAAACGGAGACCTTCTTAAAAAGGCCAATCTACACAACGCCGAGCAGAAGATAAAGAAGTTTAAAGAGCCACTTTGTTAAGTTtttccatccccctcccccatgcGACCGGAAtcggggagggcaggagaggctgGGAAGTTCAGGCTGAGGttggccgggcggggggcggggggcgagggccgggccgggcgccccTGCCGCGTTTCCTCACCTTTCCCGAGGGCGGgaagaggcgggggggggggggggcgggacaaGGCACCCGCAAACCCTCGGACCAAGTTCTCCTCGAGCAGAGGGGGGCGGAAGGCAGGGCGAGGaggggcggcgggccggggccgAGACCCGGAGGCCCGGAGGCCCGGCGGGGCGGCGGGAAGCGCCCGCGAGTGTCTTACCCATGCTGGGGGCTCCCGCGGGGAGAAGCCCGGCGCTCGCGGCTCCTCCTCCGGCTGCTCGCGCGGCCGCACTGGCGGCGGAGGCGGGCCCCGCGCTCGGCGCTCGCTCCTCCTGAGCTCAGGCGGGGCGAAGAGGCGCCTCCATCCGCCCGCGGCGCCCCCCGGACTGTCCCGTCAGCGCGGCCCGCGAGCGAGAGGCAGAGGCGGCGGCGGTGGCGACGGCGGCCGAAGTCGCGGTGGCGGGCGGGCCCTCCGCCGCCCTCCGCCGCCCTCCGCCGCCCGCCCGGACGGCTGCCTTCCCAGCCCCGGTGGATCCCGCAGCAGGGCTGGGACCTGCCGGCTCGCCCCGGCCGCCGAGTCCTAACCGCCGGACCCCGGAGCCCGCCTCCCGCCGCTCGCGGACGCCACCGCCGTCCCGGAACGCGACGCCGAAAGCTGAGCGGGAGACCCCACGGAGGCCGGGAAGGTGCCGGGAGCCGGCCCCGGGAGGCGGGAAGTCTCGCGAGAAccccccttctccctgccccgccccctccgcgtcCCGGCCCTCGGCCGGCACCCCAGCTGGTGCCAGGTGCGGTGACGTCAGGGCCGGGGAGCCGCGCGCCGCCCGCGCCCAGGTGCAGCGGGCTGAAGAGGAAGGAATCCGGAAGCGCCGCGGCGGCCCCTGCACCTGGACGTGCGGCGCGCTGGGACGGCCGTTTTGTACGGTTTGCCGCCCCGGATGGATACCGAGCGTGTGCTCCGAGGCACGGTGAGCCTGTGTTGCCCCACTTTCTGCGGGGGGCGATGCGGGCTTGCTGCGGGCGGAGTGGCGGGTTCTGGGGGACCCGACAGAAAACAGACGGCGAGAGCAAGAGGCAAAGAGACTACGGAGCCCGAGACCTCTTGCTTGTCAACCCTTAGAGGCCAACCTGTTCCTGGGACCCCCCGAAGTTTACGTTGCAGGTTCTTAACAAATCACAAGCACACCGGCACtcgtggcggggggcgggggggggggacaccaAACCAtaagcgcacacacacacacacaaaattatattttacagaaataaattattggTTCATTGAGCCTCTGTCAGCTGACAACATCTAAATCCCTTTACTTGACCAGGGGGAGAAATAGTCATGATTTGAAACACtgccaggtattttttttttctagcctcaGTATGAGGAAGGACATAGGATTACTGTAATCAAACATGAGCATTTCTTAGAAGAGTTGGAAACAAGTATAATTCAGCCAGCTTTTCTTACCCTACTGTTTAAACAGACCCAGCTCCAGACAGATGTGTGAGAGCAACATTTGTTGACTGCCAACTACTGTGCcgaatgcttttttaaagaaattatgtcaTTCAATTCTCAAAACTATGAATTGTAGGAATTAACGAATCTCAGCGCTAGGACTGCCTTGCTGTTTGAAATCAAGCAGACGTGGGTTTCTGAAACAGCACAGCCATTTACTTTTTTGTTCACCTTGGGTAAATTAAACCTGgctgaacttcagtttcttgaatctctcgaaaaaaaaaaaaaaaatctttacactGCAAAACCGTGTCACACAGTAAcaaccttttaaatatttatcccCATGATCTCTTACAGACCTGCTTTTgccatcttttaatattttttttctttcaaaaatgttgcATATGGTACCTTTCTAACAAGGATTGTCAATCACAATCAGAGGctgaaaaggacaaaagaaaaataatttttaatatgcacACCTAAATGAGATGTACATGTTGACTGTATTGCATTAAAACTACAAAACGTGCCCTttttcagtcaacaaatatttctcaGTATGGGTTGGCATAAAATATTATATGACTTTGAGGTGTACAAGATGGTGATTCaacatatatacattatgaagCTGTTGCAGTGTTgcagggttcttgtctcacagagttaGAGAATGAATCTCTGGGACTCAAAAAAGTGAAgtgaaagtttattaagtg
The Canis aureus isolate CA01 chromosome 7, VMU_Caureus_v.1.0, whole genome shotgun sequence genome window above contains:
- the LOC144316726 gene encoding uncharacterized protein LOC144316726 yields the protein MLGAPAGRSPALAAPPPAARAAALAAEAAQAGRRGASIRPRRPPDCPVSAAREREAEAAAVATAAEVAVAGGPSAALRRPPPPARTAAFPAPVDPAAGLGPAGSPRPPSPNRRTPEPASRRSRTPPPSRNATPKAERETPRRPGRCREPAPGGGKSRENPPSPCPAPSASRPSAGTPAGARCGDVRAGEPRAARAQVQRAEEEGIRKRRGGPCTWTCGALGRPFCTVCRPGWIPSVCSEARHEERRHRVY